AAGCTGCAGCAACTACCTCCGTTTCCGATACCGATTCAAATACAAGAAAACCAGCTTGTTTACCTGTGGCGATTTGCTCTTTTGGTAACGACATTTCCGTTGCGCCCGCTGAAAAACCTAGCCACCCCATGATCTTATTTCTTATTTTCATTGCAATAATCACAGGCTTAGGTAGATGGGCAAAAATCGCATAATACACATCAATAGCATTTAAGTTCTGTTGACTAATATTGACGGAAAAGGAATCACGATAATAGCGACCTTTTTCATTGCCTGAGATCCCTGCTGAATTTGGAAAGGTAATTTCTTTGATCATTGTAAGC
The genomic region above belongs to Photobacterium leiognathi and contains:
- a CDS encoding DUF2867 domain-containing protein; this encodes MIKEITFPNSAGISGNEKGRYYRDSFSVNISQQNLNAIDVYYAIFAHLPKPVIIAMKIRNKIMGWLGFSAGATEMSLPKEQIATGKQAGFLVFESVSETEVVAAAYEKNMDMWLSVLKLSEREYAVSTLVNLKTRSGRLYMAFIKPFHKLVAKFCIAQALRAKRI